A window of Clostridium sp. Marseille-P299 contains these coding sequences:
- the gpmA gene encoding 2,3-diphosphoglycerate-dependent phosphoglycerate mutase has protein sequence MKLVLIRHGESEWNHLNLFTGWIDVDLTQRGHEEAINAGKLLKKEGYEFDICYTSYLKRAIHTLNHVLEQMDLEWIPVIKNWRLNERHYGALQGLNKAETAMKYGEDQVKIWRRSYDVNPPALDIEDERNPQNQEQYRAENKELLPLSESLKDTVARVIPYFESVIKKDMLDGKRVIIAAHGNSLRSLVKYFDSLSEEEIIDVNIPTGIPLVYEFDDEFHVIKKYYLGNVDEIESKMKSVANQGKIQE, from the coding sequence ATGAAACTTGTATTAATAAGACATGGAGAAAGCGAATGGAATCATTTAAACCTATTTACGGGATGGATCGATGTTGATTTAACGCAAAGAGGTCATGAAGAAGCAATCAATGCTGGTAAACTATTAAAGAAAGAGGGCTATGAGTTTGATATATGCTATACTTCTTATCTTAAACGCGCCATACATACACTAAATCATGTATTAGAACAAATGGATCTAGAATGGATACCAGTTATAAAAAATTGGAGATTAAATGAACGCCATTATGGTGCGCTACAAGGATTAAATAAAGCTGAGACTGCTATGAAGTATGGAGAAGATCAAGTAAAAATCTGGCGTCGCTCTTATGACGTGAATCCACCTGCCTTAGATATAGAAGATGAACGTAATCCTCAGAATCAAGAGCAATACCGTGCAGAAAACAAGGAATTACTTCCTCTTAGCGAAAGTTTAAAAGATACCGTTGCTAGAGTTATTCCATATTTTGAATCTGTCATAAAAAAGGATATGCTCGATGGTAAGCGAGTTATTATTGCTGCTCATGGTAACTCCCTTAGATCACTTGTAAAATACTTTGATTCTCTTTCTGAAGAGGAAATTATCGATGTAAATATTCCTACTGGAATTCCTTTGGTTTACGAATTCGATGATGAGTTTCACGTAATCAAGAAATATTATCTTGGAAATGTAGATGAAATTGAATCTAAAATGAAAAGTGTTGCAAATCAAGGTAAGATACAAGAATAA
- a CDS encoding S8 family peptidase, whose protein sequence is MNSGKVGNELNLSLETPEVQRERTLDLGVGFNEATNEWELIVKFNGDLSRVADQLGFTYVELLNGYAVIVIADSKVDELASFEEIEYIEKPKGIFFEVLEAIEASCIPQLQTPRYDLTGNGILIAIIDSGIDYSHPDFRFRDGKTRILYLWDQTINSTEEGLGPPPGFVAGTLYTEERINEALQNPNKARQLEIVPSTDLSGHGTHVAGIAAGNGAASDGRYTGVAPNSRLIVVKLGRSIGESFPSTTQLMTAVDFVIRKAIELRIPLSINVSFGNNYGSHTGNSIVEKYLNDVSNIWKISIVVGTGNEGAGRTHTSGVLQNNQSQIIELAIGDAESSISVQIWKNYFDVFDITIIPPSGNRVGPIPSILGKQQFVVDDTQILLYYGVPQPIDQDQEIFIVFLPQGLFIETGIWKFELTPRNIIVGNYDFWLPTSSVIGPQTGFLRPVAESTLTIPSSARNVISVGAYNSNNDSVAFFSGRGYTRGFPTPKPDLVAPGVDIISAAPGGGYASRTGTSMATPFVTGAAAMLMQWGIINGNDPYLYGEKMKAYLIKGARKLPGFTSWPNQQVGYGALCVYNSIPR, encoded by the coding sequence ATGAATAGTGGTAAGGTTGGTAATGAGTTGAATTTGTCGTTGGAAACACCTGAAGTGCAGCGAGAACGTACCTTAGACTTGGGGGTAGGATTTAATGAAGCAACAAATGAATGGGAGCTGATTGTTAAATTTAATGGAGACTTAAGTAGGGTAGCCGATCAACTAGGTTTTACGTATGTTGAGCTTCTTAATGGATATGCGGTAATCGTAATAGCAGATAGTAAAGTAGATGAATTAGCTAGTTTTGAAGAAATTGAATATATTGAAAAACCAAAAGGAATATTTTTTGAAGTTTTGGAGGCAATTGAAGCCTCTTGTATCCCACAACTTCAGACACCAAGGTATGATTTGACTGGAAATGGTATCTTAATTGCTATCATTGATTCGGGAATCGATTATTCACATCCAGATTTTCGATTTCGGGATGGGAAGACAAGAATACTGTATCTTTGGGATCAAACCATAAATAGTACCGAGGAGGGCTTAGGTCCACCACCAGGTTTTGTTGCTGGTACTTTATATACAGAGGAACGTATTAATGAAGCATTACAAAATCCAAACAAAGCAAGACAATTAGAAATTGTACCAAGTACTGATTTATCCGGACATGGTACTCATGTAGCAGGTATAGCGGCGGGAAACGGAGCAGCTTCGGATGGTAGATATACAGGAGTAGCACCAAATAGTAGACTAATCGTAGTTAAGCTAGGAAGATCAATAGGGGAGTCCTTTCCATCCACGACACAGCTAATGACTGCAGTTGATTTTGTAATTAGAAAAGCAATTGAGTTAAGAATTCCTTTATCAATTAATGTAAGTTTCGGAAATAATTATGGATCTCATACGGGAAATTCAATCGTAGAAAAATATTTAAATGATGTATCAAACATATGGAAGATAAGTATTGTTGTTGGAACTGGAAATGAGGGAGCTGGTAGAACTCACACTTCTGGTGTATTACAAAATAATCAATCTCAAATTATAGAATTAGCAATTGGGGATGCAGAATCGTCAATCAGTGTTCAGATTTGGAAGAATTATTTCGATGTTTTTGATATTACTATTATTCCACCCAGTGGGAACCGAGTAGGACCTATACCAAGTATACTAGGAAAGCAACAATTTGTTGTTGATGATACTCAAATATTACTTTATTACGGAGTACCACAACCGATTGATCAAGATCAAGAAATTTTTATTGTGTTTCTACCACAAGGGTTGTTTATAGAAACTGGAATATGGAAGTTTGAGCTAACACCTAGAAACATTATTGTAGGTAATTATGATTTTTGGTTGCCTACTTCTTCTGTCATAGGTCCACAAACAGGATTTTTACGGCCTGTAGCTGAGTCAACCTTAACCATACCATCCTCTGCAAGAAATGTAATATCAGTTGGTGCATACAATTCGAATAATGATAGTGTGGCTTTCTTTTCTGGAAGAGGATACACCAGAGGATTCCCGACGCCAAAACCAGATTTAGTTGCTCCTGGGGTGGATATTATTTCTGCTGCACCAGGAGGAGGATATGCAAGTCGAACTGGCACCTCTATGGCGACTCCGTTTGTAACCGGGGCAGCTGCTATGTTAATGCAATGGGGAATTATTAATGGAAACGACCCATATTTGTATGGTGAAAAAATGAAAGCATATTTGATTAAAGGAGCTAGGAAGTTACCAGGGTTTACATCATGGCCAAATCAACAAGTTGGGTATGGAGCACTTTGTGTGTATAATAGCATTCCAAGATGA
- the hflX gene encoding GTPase HflX, which translates to MAELYEIKEEVERVILVAVATNDGDDTEESLDELEELVKTAGAVTVGKVIQNRENMHPGTYIGKGKIQEVAELVQALDATGVICDDELSPAQLKNLEDALQAKVMDRTMIILDIFAQRASTREGKIQVELAQLKYRSTRLIGMRNSLSRLGGGIGTRGPGEKKLEVDRRLIKDRITQLNHELSEVKKNREVARNLRSKNPIPVVAIVGYTNAGKSTLLNQLTNAGVLEEDKLFATLDPTTRNFTLESGQQVLFTDTVGFIRKLPHHLIEAFRSTLEEAKYADIILHVVDVSNPTAYKQMHIVYETLRQLEVKDKTIITVFNKQDKNVDNLVIKDLKADKTVKISAKTKAGLDDLLQIIEEVLREQKVLIEQVFPFHEAGKIQIIRKYGQLIEEEYQPEGIYVKAYMPKDVYLGLENK; encoded by the coding sequence ATGGCGGAATTATACGAAATTAAGGAAGAGGTAGAAAGAGTTATATTAGTAGCTGTTGCAACGAATGATGGGGATGATACAGAAGAATCCTTAGATGAGTTAGAAGAGCTAGTAAAAACAGCTGGTGCAGTAACAGTTGGAAAAGTAATTCAGAATCGTGAAAATATGCATCCGGGTACGTATATTGGAAAAGGAAAAATACAAGAAGTTGCAGAATTAGTACAGGCACTAGATGCAACTGGCGTTATTTGCGATGACGAACTTTCTCCTGCTCAGTTAAAGAATTTAGAAGATGCTCTACAAGCAAAAGTTATGGATCGTACGATGATAATTTTAGATATCTTCGCACAAAGAGCGTCTACAAGAGAAGGTAAAATTCAAGTTGAATTGGCTCAATTAAAATACCGTTCTACAAGACTTATTGGAATGCGCAATTCCTTATCAAGACTAGGTGGTGGAATCGGTACAAGAGGTCCTGGTGAGAAAAAGCTTGAAGTGGATCGTCGATTAATTAAGGATCGTATCACTCAATTAAATCATGAATTAAGCGAAGTAAAGAAAAACCGCGAAGTCGCAAGAAACCTTCGTAGTAAAAATCCAATCCCAGTTGTTGCAATCGTTGGATATACAAACGCAGGTAAATCAACACTGCTAAATCAACTAACAAATGCTGGTGTACTTGAAGAGGATAAATTATTCGCAACACTTGATCCCACAACGAGAAATTTTACATTAGAAAGCGGACAACAAGTGTTATTTACGGATACTGTAGGTTTTATACGTAAACTTCCTCATCACTTAATAGAAGCCTTTCGCTCAACACTTGAAGAGGCTAAATATGCGGATATTATACTTCATGTTGTGGACGTATCAAATCCAACAGCATATAAGCAGATGCATATTGTCTATGAAACATTAAGACAATTAGAAGTTAAGGATAAGACAATTATAACAGTGTTTAATAAGCAAGATAAGAATGTTGATAATCTTGTAATTAAAGATTTAAAAGCAGATAAAACAGTAAAAATTTCAGCGAAAACGAAAGCTGGATTGGATGATTTATTACAAATCATCGAGGAAGTGCTTCGTGAGCAAAAGGTTCTTATTGAGCAAGTATTTCCATTTCATGAGGCTGGTAAGATACAGATTATTCGAAAATATGGACAATTAATCGAAGAGGAATATCAACCGGAAGGCATTTATGTAAAGGCCTATATGCCAAAGGATGTGTATTTGGGATTAGAAAATAAGTAA
- a CDS encoding tetratricopeptide repeat protein, translating into MKKELKHLCIVGCVVLTLTGCSLQPANRNYKKAVSAYDNGEYEEAETYFKKAIEGNEDKAEYYIDYGFNLIQMGRYEEALQQFDRVIMDNDITMVKENNKKAYRGKGIAYLKMNQYTEALEAFDLALEITELKSLDEDLLFYKGQTLEYEGQYEKGIEIYTELIEKNDKDASLYSARANLYRKMGEYDASLADYEKALSYEKSNFDLYFGKFSVLKELGKNEEASSTLEEAANITVNSEKDKFNLAKVHFYQENYEVAKSEFQTAISDGFTEANYFLGEISLAEKNYKEALTYYDAYESAGNTLSAMYYNQRLVCYLNLEDYTNAAKALKQAKTYSTASIAQQLLRNEIVLLEKTGDFTNALNKMEAYMKEYTVDEETKKDYEFLKTRATTQSEDSSDKNSDTSETKENENTTVEKP; encoded by the coding sequence ATGAAAAAAGAATTAAAACACCTTTGTATTGTAGGGTGTGTTGTATTAACACTTACTGGTTGTAGTTTGCAGCCAGCGAATCGAAACTATAAAAAAGCGGTTTCTGCTTACGATAATGGAGAATATGAAGAAGCAGAAACTTATTTTAAAAAAGCAATTGAAGGAAATGAGGACAAGGCGGAATATTATATTGATTACGGATTTAATTTGATTCAAATGGGTAGATATGAAGAAGCCTTACAGCAATTTGATCGAGTAATTATGGACAATGATATCACCATGGTGAAAGAAAATAATAAAAAAGCATATCGTGGTAAGGGCATTGCTTATTTAAAGATGAATCAATACACAGAAGCACTTGAAGCTTTTGATCTAGCACTTGAAATTACAGAATTAAAGAGTTTAGATGAGGATCTTTTATTTTATAAAGGACAAACTTTAGAATATGAGGGACAATATGAAAAAGGCATAGAGATTTATACTGAACTCATAGAAAAGAATGATAAGGACGCATCACTTTATAGTGCAAGAGCGAACTTATATAGAAAAATGGGTGAATATGATGCTAGCCTTGCAGATTATGAAAAAGCTCTTAGTTATGAAAAATCTAATTTTGATCTTTATTTTGGTAAGTTCTCTGTTTTAAAGGAATTAGGTAAAAACGAAGAAGCAAGTAGTACATTAGAGGAAGCAGCGAATATTACTGTAAATTCAGAGAAGGATAAATTTAACTTAGCAAAGGTACATTTTTACCAAGAGAATTATGAGGTTGCAAAATCAGAGTTTCAAACTGCGATTTCCGATGGATTTACAGAAGCTAATTATTTTTTAGGTGAAATTAGTTTGGCTGAAAAAAACTATAAAGAGGCTCTTACGTATTACGATGCTTATGAAAGTGCCGGAAACACCTTATCGGCAATGTATTATAATCAGCGATTGGTTTGTTATTTAAATTTAGAGGATTATACTAACGCAGCAAAAGCTTTAAAACAAGCAAAAACATATTCAACCGCTTCAATTGCGCAGCAATTATTACGTAATGAAATTGTTCTACTTGAAAAAACAGGAGATTTTACAAATGCGCTTAATAAAATGGAAGCGTATATGAAAGAATATACAGTAGATGAAGAAACTAAAAAAGATTATGAGTTTTTAAAGACTAGAGCGACTACGCAAAGTGAGGATTCTAGCGATAAAAACTCTGATACTAGTGAAACAAAAGAAAATGAAAATACAACCGTTGAAAAGCCGTAA
- the mgtA gene encoding magnesium-translocating P-type ATPase, with translation MAKKIYKSTKNVAEQIARGEEVKKRLIGSTKINPEQVMAQLATSERGLSREEIEERREQYGSNEVTKQQKVSLPKRLFEAFINPFTGILLFLAVVSLILDVILAKPGEKNPTTVIIITGMVLVSGFLKFIQETRSGNAAEALLKLINTTCTVERKDTGTTEILLDEVVVGDIVHLAAGDMVPADLRIIKAKDLFISQAALTGESEQVEKVSSRATKEEALTSYNCLAFMGSNVISGSATGVVIATGDDTLFGSMARDIGGEPVETSFQKGVNSISWVLIRFMLVMVPVVFFLTGYTKGNWISAFTFAISIAVGLTPEMLPMIVTTCLAKGAVSMSKKKTVIKNLNSIQNFGAMDILCTDKTGTITQDKVVLEYHLDIEGNEDKRVLRHAYLNSYFQTGLKNLIDKAVIEKTDEEGIEDKVLRELKNSYEKVDEIPFDFNRRRMSVVVADKNGKTQMVTKGAVEEMLQCCSFVELRNSVVPLTMEMKEKVLDTVNKLNDDGLRVIAVAQKTNPSPVGAFSVADESDMVLIGYLALLDPPKETTAKAIKALNEYGVGVKILTGDNERVTRSICKMVGLRVDNLLLGSDIEKMSAKQLKKAVEETTVFAKLSPSQKADIVTILRENGHTVGFMGDGINDAAAMKAADVGISVDTAVDIAKESADVILLEKDLMVLEEGIIEGRKTYANMIKYIKMTASSNFGNMFSVLFAAAFIPYVPMAPIHLILLNLIYDVSCTAIPWDNVDEEFIKKPRNWDASSISKFMLWIGPTSSIFDITTYAISYFIICPKFVPGANGRLFHQIPVGEAEVRSIYIMMAQSMWFIESMWTQTLVIHMIRTKKIPFLKSNASFQLTTLTCLGIAILTVIPFTAFGANIGLYPVPGEFFIWLAMTVVAYMILVTIVKNIYVKKYGELL, from the coding sequence ATGGCAAAAAAAATTTATAAATCAACAAAAAATGTGGCAGAGCAAATAGCACGAGGTGAAGAAGTTAAAAAAAGATTAATTGGTAGTACAAAAATCAATCCAGAACAAGTGATGGCGCAATTAGCAACCAGTGAAAGAGGACTATCCAGGGAAGAGATTGAAGAAAGAAGAGAACAATATGGAAGCAATGAGGTTACGAAACAACAAAAGGTATCTCTTCCAAAGCGTCTTTTTGAAGCCTTTATCAATCCCTTTACAGGAATATTATTATTTCTTGCAGTTGTTTCATTAATTCTTGATGTTATTTTAGCAAAGCCAGGTGAAAAAAATCCAACGACTGTTATTATTATTACAGGAATGGTTTTAGTAAGTGGTTTTCTAAAGTTTATACAAGAAACGCGATCTGGCAATGCGGCAGAAGCTTTGTTAAAGCTAATTAACACTACATGCACAGTAGAGCGAAAAGATACAGGTACCACTGAAATATTACTTGATGAGGTTGTTGTTGGGGACATTGTCCATTTAGCAGCAGGGGATATGGTACCGGCTGATCTTAGAATCATAAAAGCAAAAGATTTATTTATTAGTCAAGCAGCATTGACTGGCGAAAGTGAGCAAGTAGAAAAAGTATCAAGTAGAGCTACAAAAGAAGAAGCGCTAACTAGTTATAATTGCCTTGCGTTTATGGGAAGTAATGTAATTAGTGGCTCTGCAACAGGTGTAGTTATTGCAACTGGCGATGATACTTTATTTGGTTCTATGGCAAGAGATATTGGAGGAGAGCCTGTTGAAACTAGCTTTCAAAAAGGAGTAAATTCTATTTCTTGGGTACTCATTCGTTTTATGCTAGTTATGGTTCCAGTAGTATTCTTTCTTACAGGATATACAAAAGGAAACTGGATTTCAGCGTTTACCTTTGCAATATCAATTGCAGTAGGTTTAACACCTGAAATGTTACCAATGATAGTTACGACATGTCTTGCCAAAGGTGCTGTTTCAATGTCAAAGAAGAAGACTGTAATCAAGAACTTAAATTCAATCCAAAACTTTGGAGCAATGGATATTCTTTGTACTGATAAGACAGGAACAATTACTCAAGATAAGGTAGTACTTGAATACCATCTAGACATTGAAGGAAATGAAGATAAAAGAGTACTTCGCCATGCCTATTTAAATAGTTATTTTCAAACTGGTTTAAAAAACTTAATTGATAAAGCGGTAATTGAAAAAACAGATGAAGAAGGTATTGAAGATAAAGTTCTTAGAGAACTAAAAAATAGTTATGAAAAAGTAGATGAAATACCATTTGATTTTAATCGCAGGAGAATGAGCGTTGTAGTAGCAGATAAGAACGGAAAGACTCAGATGGTTACAAAAGGTGCGGTTGAGGAAATGCTTCAATGCTGTTCTTTTGTAGAACTAAGAAATTCTGTAGTACCATTAACTATGGAAATGAAGGAAAAAGTATTAGACACGGTTAATAAATTAAATGATGATGGCTTACGTGTGATTGCAGTGGCTCAAAAAACGAATCCATCCCCTGTAGGTGCGTTTTCTGTTGCGGATGAATCCGATATGGTCTTAATTGGTTATCTAGCTTTACTTGATCCACCAAAAGAAACGACTGCCAAGGCAATCAAAGCTCTAAATGAGTATGGTGTTGGAGTTAAAATTCTAACAGGAGATAATGAAAGAGTTACCAGAAGTATCTGTAAGATGGTTGGACTACGTGTTGATAATTTATTATTGGGCTCAGATATTGAGAAAATGTCAGCAAAGCAATTAAAGAAGGCGGTTGAGGAAACAACTGTATTTGCTAAATTATCTCCTTCACAAAAAGCGGATATCGTAACTATTTTACGTGAAAATGGCCATACAGTAGGATTTATGGGTGATGGAATTAATGATGCAGCAGCAATGAAAGCAGCGGACGTTGGAATCTCTGTAGATACAGCGGTTGATATAGCGAAAGAATCTGCGGATGTAATTCTTCTTGAGAAGGATTTAATGGTACTTGAAGAAGGAATCATTGAAGGTAGAAAAACTTACGCAAATATGATTAAATATATTAAAATGACCGCTAGCTCCAACTTTGGAAATATGTTTTCAGTATTATTTGCAGCAGCATTTATTCCTTATGTGCCAATGGCACCAATTCACTTAATATTACTCAACCTAATCTATGATGTATCATGTACGGCGATACCTTGGGATAATGTAGATGAAGAGTTTATAAAAAAACCAAGGAACTGGGATGCTTCTAGCATTAGTAAATTTATGTTATGGATTGGTCCAACAAGCTCAATCTTTGATATAACAACGTATGCAATAAGTTATTTTATAATTTGTCCTAAATTTGTACCAGGGGCAAATGGTAGATTATTTCATCAGATTCCAGTTGGTGAGGCAGAGGTTAGAAGTATCTATATTATGATGGCTCAATCCATGTGGTTTATTGAATCTATGTGGACACAGACCTTAGTAATTCATATGATACGTACGAAAAAAATTCCATTTCTTAAAAGTAACGCTTCCTTCCAACTTACAACACTTACTTGTTTAGGAATAGCAATACTTACAGTTATACCATTTACAGCGTTTGGAGCAAATATTGGACTATACCCAGTACCAGGTGAATTCTTTATATGGTTAGCAATGACAGTTGTTGCTTATATGATATTAGTTACAATCGTAAAGAATATTTATGTTAAAAAGTATGGTGAGTTATTATAA
- a CDS encoding hemolysin family protein produces the protein MEDDSILWKIILQVILILLNAIFACAEIAIISMNDNKLSKLASQGDKRAIRLATLTRQPARFLATIQVAITLSGFLGSAFAADNFSDRLVNFLVESGVKIPVSTLNSISVVFITLILSYFTLVFGELVPKRIAMKKAETLALAMSALITFISKLFAPIVWFLTASTNTLLRLLGIDPNEEDEEVTEEEIRMMVDAGSEKGTIDYVEKEMIQNIFEFDDLTVGEICTHRTEVSLLWTDESIEQWENTIHQSRHSLYPVCNESVDDIVGVLNAKDYFRLNEKTYDSIMEAAVRPAYFVPETIKADVLFRAMKKSRNYFAVVLDEYGGMSGIVTMNDLVQQLVGEIDDEDMIERELKIENIDSQTWNILGNTPLEEVEEQLNVSLPTDEYDTFGGFIFGTLGTIPDDGSQFEIEVNGLTIKVIEVKDHRVEKAVVCLTKNDVIK, from the coding sequence TTGGAAGATGATTCAATTCTATGGAAAATAATATTACAAGTTATATTAATTCTCTTAAATGCGATATTTGCATGTGCGGAAATAGCAATTATTTCAATGAATGATAATAAATTATCTAAATTAGCTTCCCAAGGCGATAAAAGAGCAATACGTTTAGCAACTTTGACAAGGCAACCAGCACGATTTTTAGCTACAATTCAGGTAGCCATAACCTTATCAGGATTTTTAGGGAGTGCCTTTGCTGCGGACAATTTTTCAGATCGCTTAGTAAATTTTTTAGTCGAAAGTGGAGTGAAGATTCCTGTTTCTACTCTAAATTCTATTTCTGTTGTATTTATAACATTAATATTATCTTATTTTACCCTAGTATTTGGAGAACTTGTACCAAAGCGTATTGCAATGAAAAAAGCTGAGACTCTGGCGCTTGCTATGTCGGCATTAATTACGTTTATTTCAAAATTGTTTGCACCCATTGTATGGTTTTTAACCGCTTCTACCAATACCTTATTACGATTACTAGGAATTGATCCAAATGAGGAAGATGAAGAAGTAACTGAGGAAGAGATTCGTATGATGGTAGACGCAGGTAGTGAAAAAGGTACGATTGATTATGTAGAAAAAGAAATGATTCAAAATATATTTGAGTTTGATGATTTAACCGTTGGTGAAATTTGTACTCATCGTACAGAAGTATCCTTATTATGGACGGATGAAAGTATTGAGCAATGGGAAAATACAATACACCAAAGTAGGCATTCTTTATATCCAGTGTGTAATGAAAGTGTAGATGATATTGTTGGAGTATTAAATGCGAAAGATTATTTTAGGTTGAATGAAAAAACTTACGATAGCATTATGGAGGCTGCTGTTAGACCAGCGTATTTTGTACCAGAAACAATCAAAGCAGATGTTTTGTTTCGAGCTATGAAAAAGAGTCGTAATTATTTTGCTGTTGTGCTAGATGAGTATGGGGGAATGAGTGGAATCGTAACTATGAATGATTTGGTCCAACAACTTGTTGGTGAAATAGATGATGAGGATATGATTGAGAGAGAACTAAAAATTGAGAATATTGACTCACAAACCTGGAATATCCTTGGAAATACTCCATTAGAAGAAGTTGAGGAGCAATTAAACGTCTCGCTTCCTACCGATGAATATGATACGTTTGGAGGATTTATATTTGGAACTTTAGGAACAATTCCAGACGATGGAAGTCAATTTGAGATTGAAGTAAATGGCTTAACTATAAAAGTAATTGAAGTGAAAGATCATAGAGTTGAAAAAGCAGTTGTATGCCTTACTAAGAACGATGTTATTAAGTAG
- a CDS encoding MgtC/SapB family protein: MNLDLDLSHICIRLLIATILGGIIGWEREFKSRPAGLRTHILVCVGATIIAIIQQEIMFDSLKLGMEYPELSGIIRSDPARLICQVVSGIGFLGAGTIVFTKNSIHGLTTAASLWSTAALGLATGMGYYHVALVGIVIIFFALTMVKKIQSLPASMMPTMRRIEIVYCNRETKEFIQKYFEEHHIRVRNSNFSVQVEQDVRTYTDDYTIELPKGMTYVDVAEGLAEQKTITHIHLLNI; the protein is encoded by the coding sequence ATGAATTTAGATTTAGATCTATCACATATATGTATTCGTTTGTTAATTGCAACGATTTTAGGCGGTATTATAGGCTGGGAGCGTGAGTTTAAAAGCCGTCCTGCTGGCCTTAGAACACATATTTTAGTTTGTGTCGGTGCCACAATTATAGCAATAATTCAACAGGAAATCATGTTCGATTCTCTTAAATTAGGAATGGAATATCCTGAATTGTCAGGTATTATTCGTTCCGATCCAGCTCGTCTTATTTGTCAGGTTGTTAGTGGAATTGGTTTCTTAGGTGCTGGTACTATTGTTTTCACTAAAAACTCCATCCACGGCCTTACAACCGCTGCCTCACTTTGGTCTACCGCTGCCTTAGGCCTTGCAACTGGTATGGGATATTACCACGTAGCCTTGGTTGGAATTGTAATTATTTTCTTTGCTCTAACTATGGTAAAGAAGATTCAAAGTTTACCAGCCTCCATGATGCCAACAATGAGACGTATCGAAATTGTTTATTGCAACAGGGAAACAAAAGAATTTATTCAAAAATATTTTGAAGAACATCATATTCGAGTGCGCAACTCTAATTTTAGTGTCCAAGTGGAACAAGACGTAAGAACCTATACTGATGACTATACAATAGAACTACCAAAAGGTATGACTTATGTTGATGTTGCTGAAGGACTTGCAGAGCAAAAAACCATCACCCATATTCATCTTTTAAATATATAG